The following proteins are co-located in the Patescibacteria group bacterium genome:
- the gyrA gene encoding DNA gyrase subunit A gives MAKEPEEQKLQPIGTIISQSITEEMRRCYLDYAMSVIVSRALPDVRDGLKPVHRRILYAMWSIGLRPTARFRKSANVVGEVMAKYHPHGDSAIYESMVRMAQDFSTRYLLVQGQGNFGSMDGDSAAAMRYTEAKLSYISEELLTDIEKNTVDFRPNYDGSHEEPSVLPTKLPNLLVNGTLGIAVGMATNIPPHNVKEVCAGLLALIENPDMTVEDLMVHIPGPDFPTGGIVYGASDLRNAYSTGRGGVVCRATAEIVEGKKDMSMIVVSEIPYMVNKSTLIEKIADLVREKKIEGIRDLRDESNKEGVRIVIELKKDAYPRKVLNMLYQMTPLQTSFHYNVLALVDGIQPRILNLKQILEEHVKHRRVVVKRRTQFDLDKIKDRLHILDGLIIALENIDEVIAVIKKSEDKDEARVNLMKRFKMTERQAIAILEMRLQALANLERIRVEEEHADKTKIMKELESILASDKKMMKVITDEIEVLMKEYGDERRTKIIKSGVKEFSMEDLIPDVQTVVLMTKDGYIKRVSPDNFTVQGRGGKGVIGLTTKEEDAVENIWSTSTHEDMMFFTSRGRVFRLKAYDIPEASRTAKGQAIVNFLELGPGEKVTAVLTGDLKKSKAKYIVMVTSRGTIKKTELDDFENVRKSGLIAIKLNDGDNLQWVKTSTGKDDILLTTFNGMSIHFSEADVRGMGRVAAGVRGIKLKGEDEVIGMDVITQDDLKEGRLFLNIMENGYGKRSDVSEYTLQNRGGQGIKAAQLSTKTGKLVASHIVKEKDGRDMLVMSMAGQIIRTPVDTVSILGRATQGVKVMRFKTPSDKVATAAVVEGEKEGKE, from the coding sequence ATGGCGAAAGAACCTGAAGAACAGAAGCTACAGCCGATTGGGACAATCATTAGTCAGAGTATTACGGAGGAAATGCGCCGGTGTTATCTGGATTACGCCATGAGCGTGATTGTTTCGCGCGCGCTGCCGGATGTTCGTGACGGTTTGAAGCCGGTGCACCGCCGCATTTTGTATGCCATGTGGTCTATTGGCCTCAGGCCAACGGCGCGTTTCCGCAAATCCGCCAACGTGGTTGGAGAAGTGATGGCCAAGTATCACCCGCACGGTGACAGCGCCATTTATGAGTCCATGGTGCGCATGGCGCAGGACTTTTCTACTCGCTATTTGTTAGTCCAGGGCCAAGGAAACTTTGGATCCATGGACGGAGACTCGGCCGCTGCCATGCGTTACACGGAAGCTAAACTTTCCTACATTTCTGAAGAATTGCTGACGGACATTGAGAAGAACACGGTAGACTTCCGCCCGAACTATGATGGTTCTCATGAAGAGCCGTCTGTTTTGCCGACCAAGCTCCCAAACCTCCTCGTAAACGGCACGCTCGGTATTGCCGTGGGTATGGCCACAAACATTCCTCCACATAACGTGAAGGAAGTGTGCGCTGGGCTTTTAGCGTTGATTGAGAACCCTGACATGACGGTGGAAGACCTCATGGTGCACATTCCGGGACCGGATTTCCCAACGGGCGGAATTGTCTACGGCGCGAGCGATCTCAGAAATGCCTACTCGACGGGTCGAGGTGGCGTGGTTTGTCGTGCGACGGCCGAGATCGTGGAAGGCAAGAAGGACATGAGCATGATTGTGGTGTCCGAGATTCCGTACATGGTGAACAAATCGACTCTCATCGAAAAGATCGCCGATCTTGTCCGCGAGAAGAAGATTGAGGGCATTCGTGACCTTCGTGATGAGTCCAACAAAGAAGGTGTGCGCATTGTTATCGAGCTCAAGAAAGACGCCTATCCCCGCAAGGTTTTGAACATGTTGTATCAGATGACCCCGCTCCAGACGTCGTTCCACTATAACGTTCTTGCTCTTGTTGACGGCATTCAGCCGCGCATCTTGAACTTGAAGCAAATCCTCGAAGAACACGTAAAGCATCGCCGAGTTGTCGTGAAGCGCCGCACGCAGTTTGACCTTGATAAGATTAAGGATCGATTGCACATCCTGGACGGTTTGATTATCGCACTCGAGAACATTGACGAGGTGATTGCTGTTATCAAGAAGTCTGAAGATAAGGACGAAGCTCGCGTGAATTTGATGAAGCGTTTCAAGATGACGGAGCGCCAGGCTATTGCCATTCTGGAAATGCGTTTGCAGGCCCTAGCTAACCTTGAACGCATCCGCGTTGAAGAGGAGCATGCCGACAAGACGAAGATCATGAAGGAGCTCGAATCCATCCTCGCGTCTGACAAGAAGATGATGAAGGTGATTACGGACGAGATCGAAGTCCTCATGAAAGAATATGGCGACGAGCGCCGAACCAAGATTATCAAGTCTGGCGTGAAGGAGTTCTCTATGGAGGACTTGATTCCTGATGTCCAAACTGTCGTCCTCATGACAAAGGACGGCTACATCAAACGCGTCTCCCCGGACAACTTCACCGTTCAAGGACGCGGTGGCAAGGGAGTTATCGGTCTCACGACGAAGGAGGAAGATGCGGTCGAAAATATCTGGTCCACGAGCACGCATGAAGACATGATGTTCTTCACGTCTCGTGGTCGAGTGTTCCGGCTCAAGGCATACGACATTCCAGAGGCGAGCAGAACCGCTAAAGGGCAGGCGATTGTGAACTTCCTTGAGCTCGGTCCGGGCGAGAAGGTCACCGCTGTGCTGACCGGCGATCTCAAGAAGAGCAAGGCGAAGTACATTGTCATGGTGACGAGCCGCGGAACCATCAAAAAGACCGAACTCGACGACTTTGAGAACGTGCGCAAGTCCGGACTCATCGCCATTAAGCTGAACGACGGCGATAACCTCCAGTGGGTGAAGACCTCCACGGGTAAAGACGACATCTTGTTGACGACGTTTAATGGAATGTCGATCCACTTCTCTGAGGCGGATGTCCGAGGTATGGGTCGAGTCGCGGCCGGAGTACGCGGTATTAAGCTCAAGGGCGAGGATGAGGTAATTGGTATGGATGTGATTACTCAGGATGATTTGAAGGAAGGCCGATTGTTCCTGAACATCATGGAGAACGGTTACGGCAAGCGTTCGGACGTGTCTGAATACACGCTCCAGAACCGCGGCGGCCAGGGTATTAAGGCCGCCCAGTTGTCCACCAAGACTGGCAAGCTCGTGGCGTCACATATCGTGAAAGAGAAGGACGGCCGAGACATGCTTGTAATGTCCATGGCTGGACAGATCATTCGCACGCCGGTAGACACTGTGTCTATCCTTGGTCGCGCCACGCAGGGCGTGAAAGTCATGCGTTTCAAGACTCCTTCAGACAAAGTCGCCACAGCGGCGGTGGTGGAGGGGGAGAAAGAAGGAAAGGAATAA
- the tsaE gene encoding tRNA (adenosine(37)-N6)-threonylcarbamoyltransferase complex ATPase subunit type 1 TsaE: MITHSAEETKALAAELAKSLKGGEVIALVGDLGAGKTTFAQGLVVALGSTARVKSPTFTVMNEYKIDPPTRSLNPAIARVVHVDFYRFSDERELGALSLDDEKRPDTVILAEWPNIFKKDVLTPDITVKFEYGEGDERKIEIS, from the coding sequence ATGATTACCCATTCTGCAGAAGAGACGAAAGCCCTGGCCGCTGAACTCGCCAAGTCCCTGAAGGGCGGGGAAGTGATTGCGCTCGTTGGCGATCTCGGGGCGGGTAAGACGACCTTTGCCCAGGGGCTAGTTGTTGCCCTTGGAAGCACGGCGAGGGTCAAGTCCCCTACGTTTACCGTCATGAATGAATATAAAATTGATCCGCCAACGCGGAGTTTAAACCCCGCCATCGCGAGGGTGGTGCACGTTGACTTCTATAGGTTTTCTGACGAGAGAGAACTCGGCGCGCTATCCCTTGACGATGAAAAGCGACCAGATACCGTCATTCTTGCGGAGTGGCCCAATATTTTTAAAAAGGACGTCTTGACGCCGGATATCACGGTGAAGTTTGAATACGGGGAAGGGGACGAGAGAAAGATTGAGATCAGCTAG
- the ftsH gene encoding ATP-dependent zinc metalloprotease FtsH, producing MKPLSKNILFFLIVLLAIGILFSSLTVNKPVGPKAVSVSEFVTLVKDGKIQKLDVVENTLTGYEGEKPAFTTKKEDGVSVIEVMTNLGVSEEKITALSIDVKEPSATMQFVRSVVPTILFVIGLSVALWFFMRQMQGANNKALSFGQSNARESNGKNNKVTFNDVAGNTEAKEELAEIVEFLKTPKKFVDLGAKIPKGVLLMGPPGTGKTLIARAVAGEANAPFFHISGSEFVEMFVGVGASRVRDLFAKAKKAAPCIIFIDEIDAVGRQRGAGLGGGHDEREQTLNQILVEMDGFEANLGVIIIAATNRPDVLDPALLRPGRFDRRVVLDRPDLKDRKAILGIHAKEKPLAPDVDLQRIAERTIGMSGADLGNIMNEGAIFAARRNQTTTTQKDLLDAIEKVMLGPERKSHILSADERLLTAYHEAGHAIVGHLLPHCDDVHKVSIISRGRAAGYTMSIPQEDRKMHSRAEFIDELAMMLGGYAAERTIFGDYTTGASNDLQRATGLAKDLVTQFGMSDALGPRTYGESDDMPFLGKSFHENRNYSEKVAEKIDEEITKLINAALETATKVVTENRPKMDQLVNELMTKETIEKEDFEKLFGPAHKAPKFAPKAV from the coding sequence ATGAAACCCCTCTCAAAAAACATCCTCTTCTTTCTCATTGTTCTGCTCGCTATTGGTATTCTCTTCTCGTCTTTAACCGTGAACAAGCCGGTGGGACCGAAGGCTGTCTCGGTCTCTGAGTTCGTGACCCTGGTGAAGGACGGCAAGATTCAGAAACTGGACGTAGTCGAAAACACACTCACGGGCTACGAGGGAGAAAAGCCGGCGTTTACAACCAAGAAAGAAGACGGCGTGTCCGTGATCGAAGTCATGACGAACTTAGGTGTTTCTGAAGAGAAGATCACCGCACTCTCAATCGACGTAAAGGAGCCTTCGGCAACGATGCAGTTCGTGCGCTCCGTGGTACCGACAATCCTGTTCGTAATCGGTCTCTCAGTCGCCCTCTGGTTCTTCATGCGCCAAATGCAGGGTGCGAACAACAAGGCGTTATCTTTCGGCCAATCGAATGCCCGCGAGTCAAACGGTAAAAACAATAAAGTGACATTTAACGATGTCGCGGGTAACACAGAAGCCAAAGAAGAACTGGCAGAAATTGTCGAGTTCTTGAAAACGCCAAAGAAGTTCGTAGACCTTGGTGCAAAGATTCCAAAGGGCGTTTTACTCATGGGTCCTCCAGGAACCGGTAAAACATTGATCGCGCGCGCAGTTGCTGGCGAAGCCAATGCACCGTTCTTTCACATCAGCGGTTCTGAGTTCGTCGAAATGTTTGTGGGTGTTGGTGCAAGCCGCGTCCGCGATCTTTTCGCCAAGGCAAAGAAGGCCGCTCCCTGCATTATCTTTATCGACGAAATTGACGCCGTAGGACGCCAGCGCGGCGCCGGTCTTGGCGGTGGTCATGACGAACGCGAGCAGACGCTCAACCAGATTCTCGTTGAAATGGATGGCTTTGAAGCCAACCTCGGCGTGATCATTATTGCAGCTACCAACCGCCCAGACGTGCTCGACCCAGCCCTTTTGCGTCCAGGTCGCTTCGATCGTCGCGTGGTGCTCGACCGCCCAGACCTCAAGGACAGAAAAGCTATTCTCGGCATTCACGCCAAAGAAAAGCCGCTCGCCCCAGATGTAGACCTCCAGCGTATTGCCGAGAGAACAATCGGCATGAGCGGTGCTGACCTCGGCAACATCATGAACGAAGGCGCCATCTTTGCTGCTCGTCGCAATCAGACAACGACGACCCAGAAGGATCTCCTCGATGCAATTGAGAAAGTCATGCTCGGCCCCGAGCGCAAGAGTCACATCTTGTCCGCTGACGAGCGTTTGCTCACTGCATATCACGAAGCTGGTCACGCCATTGTCGGCCACCTACTCCCCCACTGCGATGACGTGCATAAGGTCTCTATCATCTCCCGTGGCCGGGCGGCTGGCTACACCATGAGCATCCCGCAGGAAGACCGAAAGATGCACTCCCGCGCTGAGTTCATTGACGAGCTCGCCATGATGCTCGGCGGTTACGCTGCCGAACGCACAATCTTTGGCGATTACACCACTGGCGCCAGCAACGACCTCCAGCGTGCTACCGGCCTCGCCAAAGACCTAGTCACGCAGTTCGGCATGAGTGACGCTCTCGGCCCCCGCACCTACGGCGAAAGCGACGACATGCCATTCCTCGGCAAGTCCTTCCACGAAAACCGCAACTACTCAGAGAAGGTCGCTGAAAAGATCGACGAAGAAATCACCAAACTCATCAACGCTGCTCTCGAAACAGCAACGAAGGTGGTTACCGAGAACAGACCAAAAATGGATCAGCTCGTTAACGAATTGATGACCAAAGAAACCATAGAAAAAGAAGACTTCGAAAAACTCTTCGGCCCCGCCCATAAGGCTCCGAAGTTTGCGCCGAAGGCAGTATAA
- a CDS encoding GspE/PulE family protein, which yields MSADLPSIADLLKKRTAPSAPVEGEVKVPPVTASVATPVTTPDVNAGLKTPPSQVVASSPVTPPSGLHLSDDDTTAKLAEKMSSIKKGEKEEETEKMAASLGIPTINLKGFPVSPEAIGLIPEEQSKELQTVVFLFNGPEMRVGTMRPDDPKVKELMFALEERNKTHAALYLISEESFNQAMKLYAALPQIKIIVKGVQITEDELAKYAAEMTDTASIAKMVKEATVTSVLSIVIAAALKLGSSDIHIEAEESGIAVRFRVDGILQEIAKLDSNQWKKLISRIKLIASLKINVIDQAQDGRFTIFQKNKKIDVRLSTIPTAYGESVVMRLLNPDTIMLDFEKLGFRPPALKKILKEVERPNGMIITTGPTGSGKTTTLYAILKRLNTADTKIITLEDPVEYKVEGLNQSQIDSKKDYTFAKGLRSILRQDPDIVMVGEIRDLETAEIAIQAALTGHMLLSTIHTNDAAGAVPRFMSMGVAPHLLAPAINAIMGQRLLRKLCQECKQPITLEPELMAEVVKQLDAISPNSGEPKVGTSKLQFYGPKGCDKCNNTGYKGRVGAYEILIKDAEIEKAILGGSISEYQMRDIAQKQGMVTMAQDGLLKASEGLTSVDEVKRIVGL from the coding sequence GTGTCCGCCGATCTTCCCTCAATTGCCGACTTACTCAAGAAACGTACCGCCCCTTCGGCGCCGGTTGAGGGTGAAGTGAAGGTCCCGCCCGTTACGGCGTCGGTTGCAACACCTGTGACCACGCCCGATGTAAATGCGGGGTTAAAAACCCCGCCTTCTCAGGTCGTTGCGTCCTCGCCGGTTACTCCCCCATCAGGCCTCCATCTTTCTGATGACGACACAACGGCAAAACTTGCTGAAAAGATGTCCAGCATTAAGAAGGGCGAAAAAGAAGAGGAAACAGAAAAAATGGCGGCCTCGCTTGGCATCCCCACCATTAACCTCAAAGGCTTCCCGGTAAGCCCGGAAGCAATTGGCCTGATCCCGGAAGAGCAATCAAAGGAACTGCAAACGGTCGTCTTCTTGTTCAATGGCCCAGAAATGCGCGTCGGCACCATGCGACCAGATGATCCAAAAGTAAAAGAACTCATGTTCGCGCTTGAAGAACGCAATAAAACGCACGCCGCTTTGTATTTGATTTCCGAAGAAAGCTTCAACCAGGCCATGAAGCTGTATGCCGCGCTCCCGCAGATTAAAATCATCGTGAAGGGCGTACAGATTACGGAGGACGAGTTAGCCAAATACGCCGCTGAGATGACGGACACCGCGTCAATCGCCAAGATGGTGAAGGAAGCAACAGTGACCTCGGTCCTCTCGATTGTCATCGCGGCCGCGCTCAAGCTTGGTTCGTCAGACATTCACATCGAAGCTGAAGAATCGGGCATCGCCGTCCGTTTCCGCGTGGACGGCATTCTGCAAGAAATCGCCAAACTAGATAGTAACCAGTGGAAAAAGCTCATCAGCCGAATCAAGCTCATCGCATCCCTGAAGATTAACGTGATCGATCAAGCGCAAGACGGCCGCTTCACCATTTTCCAAAAGAACAAAAAGATCGACGTGCGTTTATCGACAATCCCAACTGCGTACGGCGAGTCTGTAGTTATGCGTTTGCTGAATCCTGACACGATCATGCTTGATTTTGAAAAGCTCGGTTTCCGTCCGCCGGCACTGAAGAAGATTTTGAAGGAAGTCGAGCGTCCAAACGGCATGATCATCACGACAGGACCAACTGGTTCTGGAAAAACGACCACGCTTTACGCAATTTTGAAGCGTTTGAATACAGCGGACACTAAGATAATTACGCTTGAAGATCCGGTGGAATATAAGGTCGAAGGTCTCAACCAATCGCAAATCGACTCAAAAAAAGACTACACCTTCGCCAAAGGTTTGCGCTCCATCCTTCGCCAAGACCCAGATATTGTTATGGTCGGCGAAATCCGAGATCTCGAAACTGCGGAGATTGCTATTCAGGCCGCGCTCACGGGTCACATGTTGCTTTCAACCATCCACACCAACGACGCTGCCGGCGCCGTTCCCCGCTTCATGTCCATGGGTGTTGCCCCTCACCTGCTTGCGCCAGCTATCAACGCCATCATGGGTCAACGCCTCCTCCGAAAACTCTGTCAGGAATGCAAACAGCCCATCACCCTTGAACCAGAGCTCATGGCTGAAGTGGTAAAACAGCTTGACGCAATCTCCCCAAATTCCGGCGAACCAAAAGTTGGTACCTCCAAACTGCAATTCTACGGACCCAAAGGCTGCGACAAGTGCAATAACACCGGCTACAAAGGCCGCGTGGGTGCCTATGAAATTCTCATTAAGGACGCAGAAATTGAAAAAGCCATTCTTGGCGGCAGTATTTCTGAATATCAGATGCGCGATATCGCCCAAAAACAAGGCATGGTCACCATGGCCCAGGATGGTTTACTAAAAGCGTCCGAAGGATTAACATCAGTGGACGAAGTGAAGAGAATTGTCGGTCTATAG
- a CDS encoding MBL fold metallo-hydrolase: MQIAYNGLGSFTITAKPMQADVTLVTNPFTSPNTKFKSQVASLVVSSHDGDDANNFKAVEPEHPEDHKKVFNIPHAGEYEVGGVAVAGVDATRKDGTAHTIYRFDIEGVKVGFLGALDRTLSEKEVEGLGPIDILIVPAGGKNVLTASQAAEVVAQIEPRMVIPSYVDGGDDYGMPDALKRELGCPTEEVNKLKIVKSGLPEEDMKLVIFTK; encoded by the coding sequence ATGCAGATTGCTTATAACGGACTCGGGAGTTTTACGATTACCGCTAAACCAATGCAGGCGGATGTGACTTTGGTTACGAATCCATTTACTAGCCCGAACACTAAATTTAAAAGTCAGGTTGCATCGCTGGTTGTTAGTAGCCATGACGGAGACGATGCGAATAACTTTAAGGCCGTAGAACCTGAGCATCCTGAAGATCACAAAAAGGTGTTCAACATTCCGCACGCGGGTGAATATGAGGTCGGTGGCGTGGCAGTAGCGGGTGTCGACGCAACTCGGAAGGACGGCACCGCTCACACTATTTATCGTTTTGATATTGAGGGCGTGAAGGTTGGGTTCCTGGGCGCGCTCGACAGAACATTGTCCGAGAAAGAGGTAGAAGGTCTCGGCCCGATCGACATTCTCATTGTCCCTGCAGGTGGAAAGAACGTGTTGACTGCCTCGCAAGCCGCAGAGGTTGTCGCCCAAATTGAGCCTCGCATGGTCATCCCTTCCTATGTAGATGGGGGAGATGACTACGGCATGCCGGATGCGCTCAAGCGTGAGCTTGGCTGCCCTACGGAAGAAGTGAATAAGCTGAAGATTGTTAAGAGCGGTTTGCCGGAAGAAGATATGAAACTCGTGATATTCACGAAGTAG
- a CDS encoding S1 RNA-binding domain-containing protein, whose translation MSEALNKLLEDSKYFSMPVKGDLVKGKVLSTKSRKIKIDVNGLMVGVVRGRELYAEADIYKNLKAGDEVEATVVDLENEDGEMELSFRHAGQKRAWSDLTDLSKAGSAMAVKVLDANKGGLIVKVGHVQGFLPVSQLAPEHYPRVTGGDKQKILEKLKSYVGQDFRVKVLDVEEGDGKLIVSEKAVWEDEQKNIIAQCKVGDVIAGDVSAVADFGAFVKFYPTGTDVPLEGLVHISEIAWQRIDHPRDVMKVADHVRAEIIGIEGSKIFLSMKKLTDDPWKDVAKRYKVGDWVEGKIVKVNPFGFFVELDEDIQGLAHVSELSDKQVEDPSSLAKIGETMKFRVVSIEPHEHRLGLSLRKEDAPKAEKKEEVVAAA comes from the coding sequence ATGTCCGAAGCCTTGAATAAATTGTTGGAGGATTCAAAGTATTTCTCCATGCCGGTGAAGGGCGATTTGGTGAAGGGCAAAGTCCTTTCTACCAAGAGCCGCAAGATTAAGATTGACGTGAACGGTCTCATGGTCGGCGTTGTCCGCGGCCGCGAGCTGTACGCTGAAGCTGATATCTACAAGAACCTGAAGGCAGGAGATGAAGTTGAGGCAACAGTAGTCGACCTCGAAAATGAGGACGGCGAAATGGAACTCTCCTTCCGTCACGCTGGTCAGAAGCGCGCTTGGTCTGATCTTACAGATCTTTCTAAGGCCGGCAGTGCTATGGCCGTAAAGGTGCTTGATGCCAACAAGGGCGGACTCATTGTAAAGGTGGGCCATGTCCAGGGCTTCTTGCCAGTTTCTCAGCTCGCTCCAGAGCACTATCCGCGCGTCACCGGCGGTGATAAGCAGAAGATTTTGGAGAAGCTCAAGAGCTATGTTGGCCAGGACTTCCGCGTGAAGGTACTAGATGTTGAGGAAGGCGACGGCAAGCTGATTGTCTCTGAAAAGGCTGTGTGGGAAGATGAACAGAAAAACATTATTGCGCAGTGCAAAGTTGGCGATGTAATTGCCGGCGACGTCTCCGCGGTAGCTGACTTCGGCGCTTTCGTGAAGTTCTACCCAACGGGTACGGACGTTCCGCTTGAAGGACTGGTCCACATCTCGGAAATTGCTTGGCAACGCATTGACCATCCTCGTGACGTCATGAAGGTGGCTGATCATGTTCGCGCCGAGATCATCGGCATTGAGGGCAGCAAAATCTTCCTCTCCATGAAGAAGCTCACGGATGACCCATGGAAGGATGTTGCCAAGCGCTATAAGGTTGGCGATTGGGTAGAGGGCAAGATTGTTAAGGTGAACCCCTTTGGTTTCTTTGTTGAATTGGACGAAGACATCCAGGGCCTGGCCCACGTCTCTGAACTCTCCGACAAACAGGTTGAGGATCCTTCCTCTCTCGCAAAAATTGGAGAAACCATGAAGTTCCGCGTGGTCTCCATCGAACCACATGAACACCGCCTCGGCCTTTCTCTCCGCAAGGAAGACGCGCCAAAAGCAGAAAAGAAAGAAGAAGTCGTCGCAGCAGCATAA
- a CDS encoding RsmE family RNA methyltransferase, whose amino-acid sequence MRTARFFVPAEWIASSAEAFCIPAGPLHKQIVAVLRMKAGDQISLLTNDNTELACRITEITRSAVMGVIAGSIVGKPVAPKITVCAAVTKRDSFEWMLEKCTELGATEFIPILTDRTIKRTKENSPRLHLILKEASEQSGRFTLPNLVDPMSLGAAVGHTDGMVRIAMHETGGSMLPKIHKTSEIALFIGPEGGFTDEELATLKDAHAHIVTFGDLVFRAETAAMVGVTLLRFT is encoded by the coding sequence ATGCGAACTGCACGTTTCTTTGTTCCCGCTGAGTGGATTGCAAGCTCGGCTGAGGCGTTTTGTATTCCAGCTGGGCCTTTACACAAACAGATCGTCGCTGTGCTCCGCATGAAGGCCGGCGATCAGATTTCATTACTTACGAACGACAATACTGAACTCGCGTGCAGGATCACCGAGATCACCCGGTCTGCGGTCATGGGCGTAATCGCTGGTTCGATCGTCGGTAAACCCGTCGCGCCAAAGATTACAGTCTGCGCAGCCGTGACTAAACGGGATTCTTTCGAATGGATGCTGGAAAAGTGCACAGAACTCGGCGCAACGGAGTTCATTCCTATTCTTACGGATAGAACGATTAAGCGGACAAAGGAAAATTCGCCAAGGCTTCATCTCATCCTAAAAGAAGCGAGCGAACAGTCCGGACGCTTCACGCTCCCCAACCTGGTCGATCCCATGTCCCTCGGCGCGGCTGTTGGTCACACGGACGGAATGGTGCGCATCGCCATGCATGAAACAGGAGGATCAATGCTTCCTAAAATCCACAAAACAAGCGAGATTGCCTTATTCATCGGACCCGAAGGCGGCTTTACGGACGAAGAACTCGCGACCCTCAAAGACGCCCACGCGCACATCGTCACCTTTGGCGACTTAGTATTCCGCGCTGAGACTGCAGCCATGGTTGGCGTCACACTCTTGCGATTCACCTAG
- the rpmF gene encoding 50S ribosomal protein L32 — MPLPSFRSSRSKVRRRRSHHALKAVVTATCAGCGFVTLPHRACKNCGKYGDRSVKKTGMDEVKKVLKKEAKAPKAAKAPKKATKAKEETKAAE; from the coding sequence ATGCCACTACCATCATTCCGTTCCTCACGCTCTAAAGTTCGCCGCCGCCGGTCACATCACGCCTTAAAGGCTGTGGTTACTGCTACGTGCGCTGGTTGTGGTTTTGTCACCTTGCCACATCGCGCTTGTAAGAATTGCGGTAAGTACGGTGATCGCTCGGTCAAGAAGACTGGCATGGATGAAGTAAAGAAGGTCTTGAAGAAAGAAGCTAAGGCGCCTAAAGCAGCCAAAGCTCCAAAGAAAGCAACTAAAGCTAAGGAAGAAACGAAAGCCGCTGAATAA